One region of Gossypium raimondii isolate GPD5lz chromosome 6, ASM2569854v1, whole genome shotgun sequence genomic DNA includes:
- the LOC105774145 gene encoding uncharacterized protein LOC105774145, producing the protein MQTLVMGGGEGNGGGKICGGGGGSGGGVGGVGSGFFESDSTDVYYQMMVEANPGNPLLLGNYAKFLKEIRGDYSRAILANPDDGNLLAVYADLIWHNQNDIQRAKSYFEQAIKTAPNDW; encoded by the exons ATGCAAACACTAGTTATGGGCGGTGGAGAAGGAAATGGTGGTGGTAAAATctgtggaggaggaggaggatcAGGGGGCGGCGTTGGTGGTGTTGGGTCGGGGTTCTTTGAGAGTGATAGCACTGACGTTTACTATCAGATGATGGTTGAAGCCAATCCTGGCAATCCACTTTTGCTTGGCAATTATGCCAAGTTCTTGAAAGAG ATTAGAGGAGATTATAGCAGAGCAATTCTGGCGAACCCTGATGATGGGAATTTGTTGGCAGTTTATGCTGATCTAATTTGGCATAACCAGAATGACATTCAAAGAGCCAAAAGTTACTTTGAACAAGCTATTAAGACTGCCCCAAATGACTGGTAA